The window GCAAGAAGCTCATCCACGGAACCCGGCAGCCACGGAGCAGCCGGGTTCTGTGCGTTCTCGCGGAACACTGGTGCCGTGCGAAGGCGCAGGTTTAGTTCGGTGCAAGTCTCCCTGGTGCCGGATGACGGGCAGCGGCGTGATAGCAATGAAAGTGATGTCTACTTTCTTTGCCAAAATTCCCCGCGGCTGGCTCATCCTCGCATGCATTGGCCTCATCGCCCTCAACATGCGCGGACCCTTTGTGGCCGTGGCCCCCGTGGTGGATTCCCTCCGCCAGGATCTGGGATTCTCGCCGGTGGAGCTTGGGCTGCTTACCGGCATTCCCGTCCTCTGCTTCTCCCTCGCGTCCCCCTTGGCCTCGCTGGCCGGACGACGCCTCGGAGCCGAATTCGCCGTGATGCTAACACTGCTCGGTGTGCTGGCCGGGGTGGTGATCCGCTCCAGTGGCGGCAGTGCCCTGGTCATGACCGGCACGGTGATTATTGGTGTGGCCATCACCATTGGCAACATCGCGGTGCCCCTCATCATCCGCCGGGACTTTGCGCCCAGGCGTCAGGCAACAGCCATGGGTGTGTACACCGCCGCCCTTAACATCGGATCCTTCCTCACCTCTGTGGCCACTGCACCCCTGGCTGAGCTGGTGGGGTGGAGGCTGGCCCTGGCCGCGAGCGCCCTGTTGTCGTTGGTGGCCATCCTGTTCTGGGTTCCCACCGTTGGGGCACGGCGGGCCTTTGTTCCGGCAGCTGTTCCTGCTCCTCCGGCTTCCTCGTCCGGTCCCGTTGCGGGTGTGGGCTGGTTGACTGTGGGCCTGACCCTCGGCTTCGCGGGCCAGGCCTTCTCCTACTACGGCGTCACCGCGTGGCTGCCCAGCTTCCTCTCCGACGAACTCGCCATGGGCACCGCCGAAGCCGGTGCGGGGTCCTCACTGTTCCAGATCTTCGCGATCGTAGGCGGTCTGGGCGTGCCGCTCCTGGCCCGCTTCGCCAGTACGACGACGGTAGCGGTCACCTTGAGCGCGCTGTGGCTGACGGTTCCCGTGGGCTTGCTGCTCTCGCCTTCGCTGTGGTGGTTGTGGTCCTCGCTGGGCGGTGTTGCCCAAGGCGGTGGCATCACGGTGATCTTCATAGCCATCATCAAGTTCGCCCAATCCCAGGCCGCCGCCGGCAAGATGTCCGCGGTGGTGCAGGGGGTGGGTTACTGCTTTGCTGCTTTGGCTCCGACTGTTGTTGGGTACGTGCACAGTGTTACCGACGGGTGGACGGTGCCGTTGTTCGTGATCCTCGGCTCGGTGCTCGCGTTCTGCGTGTGCACCACGTTGTCCGTGCGCTGGGTGGCCCGGCAGGGGTAGGTTCCTGGGCCGGTTCGATGGTTCCCTGCTGAACGTGCCGTGCGCACGGCATATTGGGCAGCGGGGCATCGAAGTGGGCGGGCTGCGAGCTGGAGCCGGGCCCGGAGCTGGGCACGGGGGCATGGGAAAGCCCCGCTGCTGGGCTGCCTCCCCGGCGGTCGGGGTCACTTGTTGCGAAGAGTGCAGGCAGCCCAGCGTCGGGGCTTGTTGGATGTCACTACCTCAGGTCATGAGACCTAAGCGGCGACGAGTTCCTCTTCCGTGGCCTCTTCTCGGGCCTCGGTGAGGAAACGTGCGTACGCGGGGATGGTCAGGAAGGTGGGGAATTCCTCGGCCAACGTGACTTCCTCGAAGATGGCGCGGGCATCAGCGAACCGGTCTCCGTCGAAGCGTTCTAGGCGGGCGAATTCCTCGTCCAACAGGTCCTCTACCCATTCGCGGGTGATGACGTCACCGTTTTCGATGATGGCGTGGGAGTGGATCCACTGCCACAGCTGGGACCGGGAGATCTCCGCGGTGGCGGCGTCTTCCATGAGGTTGTGGATGGCCACAGCCCCGTTGCCCCGCAGCCAGGACTCGATGTAGCGGATGCCCACCTCGATGTTCAGACGGACCCCGCCCTCGGTGATGGTTCCCTCGGTGCTGGCGATGTCGATCAGCGCCCGGTCATCGGGGGTGACATCCTCGCGGGAGCGGTCCAGCTGGTTGGGGCGGTTTCCGATAGCTGAGTCGAACACTTCCCGGCATACCGGCACCAGATCCGGGTGGGCCACCCACGAACCGTCGAAGCCGTCGTTGGCCTCGCGGGTCTTGTCAGCACGAACCTTCTCGAACGAGGCAGTGTTGGCTGCCTCATCTTTGCGGTTGGGAACAGCTGCTGCCATGCCACCGATCGCCATGGCCCCGCGACGGTGGCAGGCCCTGACCAGTTGCTCGGTGTAAGCGCGCATGAACGGCTGGGTCATGGTCACCTGGCCGCGGTCCGGGAGAACGAAACGCGGTCCGCGGGTACGGAAGTTCTTGATCAGGGAGAAAATGTAGTCCCACCGGCCGGCGTTCAAACCGCTCGCATGGTCCCGGAGTTCGTACAGGATCTCCTCCATCTCGAAAGCGGCAGTGATGGTCTCGATCAAAACCGTGGCGCGGATAGTGCCCTGCGGGATGCCCAACAGGTCCTGTGCCAAGACGAAGATGTCGTTCCACAACCGGGCTTCCAGGTGGTTCTCGATCTTGGGAAGGTAGAAGTACGGGCCCTTACCCTGGGCCAGCAGACGGCGGGCGTTGTGGAAGAAGAACAGCCCAAAGTCCACAATGCCGCCGGCGATCGGCTTCCCGTCAATGAGCATGTGCTTCTCCGGCAGGTGCCAACCACGGGGACGAACCACAATAGTGGGCAGGTCCTCGGCCGACTTGAGCTTGTACTCCTTGCCCTCCGGAGAGGTGAAATCAATCCGACGCTCCAAAGCATCCGTCAGGTTCAGCT is drawn from Arthrobacter sp. 31Y and contains these coding sequences:
- a CDS encoding MFS transporter, producing MSTFFAKIPRGWLILACIGLIALNMRGPFVAVAPVVDSLRQDLGFSPVELGLLTGIPVLCFSLASPLASLAGRRLGAEFAVMLTLLGVLAGVVIRSSGGSALVMTGTVIIGVAITIGNIAVPLIIRRDFAPRRQATAMGVYTAALNIGSFLTSVATAPLAELVGWRLALAASALLSLVAILFWVPTVGARRAFVPAAVPAPPASSSGPVAGVGWLTVGLTLGFAGQAFSYYGVTAWLPSFLSDELAMGTAEAGAGSSLFQIFAIVGGLGVPLLARFASTTTVAVTLSALWLTVPVGLLLSPSLWWLWSSLGGVAQGGGITVIFIAIIKFAQSQAAAGKMSAVVQGVGYCFAALAPTVVGYVHSVTDGWTVPLFVILGSVLAFCVCTTLSVRWVARQG
- the aceB gene encoding malate synthase A, producing MNSFTDNFTINGITITAQPICRQNEVLTPDALEFIGKLHRATADRRQELMQARHARRGQIAAGQDPRFRPETEGIRNDPSWRVAPPAPGLEDRRVEITGPVDKKMTINALNSGAKVWLADMEDSSTPTWRNVIQGQLNLTDALERRIDFTSPEGKEYKLKSAEDLPTIVVRPRGWHLPEKHMLIDGKPIAGGIVDFGLFFFHNARRLLAQGKGPYFYLPKIENHLEARLWNDIFVLAQDLLGIPQGTIRATVLIETITAAFEMEEILYELRDHASGLNAGRWDYIFSLIKNFRTRGPRFVLPDRGQVTMTQPFMRAYTEQLVRACHRRGAMAIGGMAAAVPNRKDEAANTASFEKVRADKTREANDGFDGSWVAHPDLVPVCREVFDSAIGNRPNQLDRSREDVTPDDRALIDIASTEGTITEGGVRLNIEVGIRYIESWLRGNGAVAIHNLMEDAATAEISRSQLWQWIHSHAIIENGDVITREWVEDLLDEEFARLERFDGDRFADARAIFEEVTLAEEFPTFLTIPAYARFLTEAREEATEEELVAA